The following coding sequences are from one Leptolyngbya sp. NIES-3755 window:
- a CDS encoding aminoglycoside phosphotransferase (similar to AA sequence:cyanobase_aa:LBDG_24680): protein MRFSAPNDLFPVVYSTIDPNAIASRILSRYDIGTVNVCEFWCRGLSDVYLVETDRGSYVLRVAHWGWRSQADIDFELELLDFLHDRGLPIAHPLKTESGKLSIVIPALEGERYAALFTYAPGTIALGDLSIRQATRLGETLAKVHQAGLEFDCSYPRKPLTLDYLLDDSWIEIAPFLQNSDRDYVKSAIDQIKLGLKDFPRSAPYWGICWGDPHSGNTHFTETDQPTLFDFDQCGFGWRAFDLGKFRQVALNTGISRRVREAFLQGYRSITPLEAFELEAISAFTQTAHIWVWSIVLSYALRHNYSRLDDSFFRKRVEQLRQLKSPDWQMF from the coding sequence ATGCGATTTTCTGCCCCGAATGACTTATTTCCTGTTGTTTATTCCACGATCGATCCAAATGCGATCGCATCGAGAATTCTCTCGCGTTATGACATTGGAACAGTCAACGTCTGCGAGTTTTGGTGTCGGGGATTGAGCGATGTTTATCTTGTCGAAACCGATCGCGGCTCGTATGTTTTGAGAGTGGCACATTGGGGTTGGCGCTCTCAAGCAGATATTGATTTCGAGTTGGAGTTACTCGATTTTCTGCACGATCGAGGTTTACCGATCGCGCATCCGCTGAAAACAGAATCGGGCAAATTGTCGATCGTGATTCCTGCCTTGGAAGGAGAGCGGTACGCAGCCTTATTTACTTATGCACCGGGAACGATCGCGCTTGGAGATCTCAGTATTCGACAGGCGACTCGACTCGGTGAAACGCTGGCAAAAGTTCATCAAGCTGGATTAGAGTTTGATTGTTCATACCCACGAAAGCCGCTCACCTTGGATTATTTGCTGGATGACTCTTGGATTGAGATCGCACCTTTTTTGCAGAACAGCGATCGGGACTATGTGAAAAGTGCGATCGACCAAATCAAATTGGGATTGAAGGATTTTCCGCGATCGGCTCCGTATTGGGGAATTTGTTGGGGCGATCCGCATAGTGGCAATACTCATTTCACCGAAACGGATCAGCCGACTTTATTTGATTTTGATCAATGCGGCTTTGGGTGGCGAGCATTTGATTTAGGCAAATTTCGCCAAGTTGCACTCAATACGGGAATTAGTCGGCGTGTGAGAGAAGCATTTTTGCAGGGATATCGATCGATTACTCCGCTAGAAGCGTTTGAACTTGAGGCGATTTCTGCGTTTACTCAAACGGCTCATATTTGGGTTTGGTCGATCGTTTTAAGTTACGCACTTCGACACAATTACAGCCGTTTAGATGATTCCTTTTTTCGGAAACGAGTAGAGCAACTGAGACAGTTAAAATCTCCCGATTGGCAAATGTTTTAG
- a CDS encoding PemK-like protein (similar to AA sequence:cyanobase_aa:MAE08750), producing the protein MSTEPKRKEIWLVNFDPTIGTEIKKIRPAIVLSSNEVGRLPLKLIAPITDWKDYFSQNLWHICITPNRDNGLSKISAIDVLQVRGVDTQRFIRRIGQVSEEQLQEIGSAIAAVIEFQVN; encoded by the coding sequence TTGAGTACTGAGCCGAAACGCAAAGAAATTTGGTTGGTGAATTTTGATCCAACAATCGGAACCGAAATTAAGAAAATTCGACCTGCGATCGTTCTCAGTTCTAATGAGGTCGGACGCTTGCCGCTGAAATTGATTGCACCGATTACGGATTGGAAAGATTACTTTAGCCAAAATCTTTGGCATATCTGTATTACACCAAATCGTGACAATGGACTATCAAAGATTTCTGCGATCGACGTACTCCAAGTTCGCGGAGTTGATACACAGAGGTTTATCCGAAGAATTGGACAAGTTTCTGAAGAACAATTGCAGGAAATTGGAAGCGCGATCGCGGCTGTAATTGAGTTTCAGGTCAATTAG
- a CDS encoding phosphoglucosamine mutase (similar to AA sequence:cyanobase_aa:LBDG_03250), producing the protein MVSLKAESLSRVSSRPQIHHWDALPLPESALFGTDGIRGKAGELLTAPLAMQIGYWAGQVLGAGNRAPVVIGQDSRNSSNMLAMALSAGLTAAGIEVWDLGLCPTPVVAHLTHYSEAIGGVMVSASHNPPEDNGIKFFNSDGSKLALELQQQIEAGLRGESKIATISQQWGKHYYRPELVNEYIEAIRKPLMTESGQPLAGLRVVLDLAWGAATRSATEIFRSLGADVIALHEIPDGDRINVNCGSTHLNLLKAAVKEHSADVGFAFDGDADRVLAVDSQGRTVDGDYILYFWGQHLLEKGQLPGATIVATVMSNLGFERAWEKLGGTLIRAAVGDQYVHADMVKHGAALGGEQSGHILCPQHSVSGDGLLTALHLAALIQRSGISLSGLVDRSFKTYPQLLRNVRVEDRALRMNWAKNQAVQRAIAEAESAMGNQGRILVRASGTEPVIRVMVEAESSELATYWTERLVSTVQQHLTVEKHLS; encoded by the coding sequence ATGGTGTCATTAAAGGCTGAATCGCTAAGCCGTGTTTCGTCGCGTCCCCAAATCCATCACTGGGATGCTCTACCATTGCCCGAATCGGCACTGTTTGGAACCGATGGCATTCGCGGAAAAGCGGGTGAACTGTTGACCGCACCGCTGGCAATGCAAATCGGGTATTGGGCTGGACAAGTTTTGGGGGCTGGAAATCGTGCGCCTGTGGTGATCGGTCAAGATTCCCGCAATTCGAGTAATATGCTGGCGATGGCGCTTTCCGCTGGATTGACCGCTGCTGGAATCGAAGTGTGGGATCTGGGATTGTGTCCGACTCCTGTGGTAGCGCATTTGACGCATTACAGTGAAGCAATCGGGGGTGTGATGGTTTCTGCCAGTCACAATCCTCCCGAAGATAATGGCATCAAGTTTTTCAATTCTGACGGCTCGAAGTTGGCTTTAGAACTTCAGCAACAAATCGAAGCAGGATTGCGCGGAGAGAGCAAGATCGCAACGATTTCTCAACAGTGGGGCAAGCATTATTATCGTCCCGAATTGGTGAACGAATACATCGAAGCAATTCGCAAACCGTTGATGACCGAATCTGGACAACCGTTGGCAGGATTGCGAGTCGTTCTGGATTTGGCTTGGGGTGCGGCAACTCGATCGGCGACTGAAATCTTCCGTTCATTAGGTGCGGATGTGATTGCGCTGCATGAAATTCCCGATGGCGATCGCATTAATGTCAACTGCGGTTCGACTCACCTGAATTTGCTCAAAGCAGCGGTGAAAGAACATTCTGCTGACGTTGGATTTGCCTTTGATGGAGATGCCGATCGAGTTTTAGCCGTCGATTCTCAAGGTCGAACCGTGGATGGCGATTACATTCTCTATTTCTGGGGACAGCATCTTTTAGAGAAGGGGCAACTACCGGGAGCTACGATCGTCGCTACGGTAATGTCAAATCTTGGGTTTGAACGCGCTTGGGAAAAATTGGGCGGAACGCTGATTCGAGCGGCGGTGGGCGATCAGTATGTTCATGCGGACATGGTGAAACATGGAGCGGCTTTGGGCGGTGAACAATCTGGGCATATTCTTTGTCCTCAGCATAGTGTGAGTGGCGATGGATTGTTGACCGCACTGCACTTGGCGGCTTTGATTCAACGATCGGGAATTTCGCTGTCGGGATTAGTCGATCGAAGTTTCAAAACTTATCCTCAATTGCTGCGGAATGTGCGAGTCGAAGACCGGGCACTACGGATGAACTGGGCTAAGAATCAAGCGGTACAAAGAGCGATCGCGGAAGCTGAATCGGCAATGGGCAACCAAGGACGAATTCTGGTACGGGCATCGGGAACGGAACCTGTGATCCGAGTGATGGTTGAGGCGGAAAGTTCAGAGTTGGCAACTTACTGGACAGAGCGACTCGTTTCGACGGTTCAGCAGCATTTGACTGTGGAAAAGCATCTGAGCTAA
- a CDS encoding hypothetical protein (hypothetical protein MC7420_5642;~similar to AA sequence:cyanobase_aa:LBDG_03270), protein MQDVPAWLSSIVWTDYRLAVLFTVILPLGLLIWATVQRAEAIQKLMLIYWRVASLLAITVYLLIGVLPIGFVSGWLARILIPISLWYWVDLNEEIRDSPADSLKLSLVSWRWAVSIYCVLGAIGQIPVLRCATLASQQILGDAQCRVWLDPPFLFREYLHSGVRPFVLGFFGILGLVIYVLYLGYFVFFRLGKRKRSAMEN, encoded by the coding sequence ATGCAAGACGTTCCCGCCTGGTTATCTTCAATCGTTTGGACAGATTACCGATTGGCAGTCTTGTTTACTGTCATTCTGCCCCTTGGATTGTTGATTTGGGCAACCGTTCAACGTGCTGAAGCCATTCAAAAATTGATGCTGATTTATTGGCGCGTTGCGAGTTTGTTAGCGATCACGGTGTATCTCTTGATCGGCGTTTTACCGATCGGCTTTGTCTCTGGTTGGCTCGCTCGAATTCTGATTCCGATCAGTCTTTGGTACTGGGTTGATTTGAATGAAGAAATTCGCGATTCTCCAGCCGATTCATTGAAGCTTTCGTTAGTTTCTTGGCGTTGGGCAGTCTCGATCTATTGCGTCTTGGGCGCGATCGGACAAATTCCAGTATTGCGCTGTGCCACTCTTGCGAGTCAGCAAATTTTAGGGGATGCTCAATGTCGAGTTTGGCTTGATCCACCCTTCTTGTTCCGCGAATATCTTCACTCTGGAGTTAGACCCTTTGTACTCGGATTCTTTGGCATTCTAGGACTGGTCATCTACGTCCTGTATTTGGGTTACTTTGTCTTCTTCCGGTTAGGAAAGCGCAAACGTTCCGCAATGGAAAATTAG
- a CDS encoding oxidoreductase domain protein (similar to AA sequence:cyanobase_aa:LBDG_24670), giving the protein MIRVGLVGTGYAAKLRAEAVNQDDRAKLVGVAGHQPGKTAEFGHTHQTQAFNAWQELINAVDLVIICGVNSEHSKIVQSALESGRHVVVEYPLAIDLQSAQSAIELARSQNRLLHIEHIEILGGVHQAFLNSLSQIGTPFYARYITLTPQNPAPAKWTYNTSLFGFPLVGALSRLHRLIHVFGQVQSVSCQNRYWNLNVDRYTGCMCKAQLNFKNGVIADVVYGKGETIWTSERKLEVQGDRGALIFDGDQGALINSNGASSIEVGARRGLFTKDTSAVLDYLTNGKPLYVQPEESLYTLKVAIAAQRSSEQGQTVSID; this is encoded by the coding sequence GTGATTCGAGTGGGACTGGTAGGAACTGGATATGCCGCGAAATTGAGAGCCGAAGCGGTGAATCAAGACGATCGAGCAAAATTAGTCGGGGTGGCAGGTCATCAACCGGGTAAGACCGCAGAGTTCGGACATACCCATCAGACTCAAGCGTTTAATGCTTGGCAAGAATTAATCAATGCAGTGGATTTAGTCATCATCTGTGGTGTGAATTCGGAACACAGCAAGATTGTTCAATCCGCCCTCGAATCGGGTCGTCACGTGGTCGTGGAATACCCTTTGGCGATCGACCTTCAATCTGCCCAAAGCGCGATCGAGCTTGCCCGTTCTCAAAATCGCCTACTCCACATCGAACACATTGAAATTCTCGGCGGAGTTCATCAAGCGTTTCTCAATTCCCTTTCCCAGATTGGAACGCCCTTTTATGCGAGATATATTACGCTTACCCCTCAAAATCCCGCTCCTGCAAAATGGACGTATAACACTTCGCTTTTCGGGTTTCCATTGGTTGGAGCTTTATCGAGATTGCATCGATTAATTCATGTCTTTGGGCAAGTTCAATCAGTCAGTTGTCAAAATCGGTATTGGAATTTGAATGTCGATCGCTACACAGGCTGTATGTGTAAAGCACAATTGAATTTCAAAAATGGCGTAATTGCAGATGTCGTTTACGGCAAAGGTGAAACGATTTGGACATCTGAGCGCAAATTGGAAGTACAAGGCGATCGAGGTGCATTGATCTTTGATGGGGATCAAGGTGCATTGATCAATTCAAACGGTGCAAGCTCGATCGAGGTGGGTGCAAGACGCGGATTATTCACGAAAGATACAAGTGCCGTTTTAGATTATTTGACCAACGGAAAGCCGTTGTATGTTCAGCCAGAAGAAAGTTTGTATACGTTGAAAGTGGCAATTGCGGCTCAGCGATCGTCAGAACAAGGACAAACTGTAAGCATTGACTAA
- a CDS encoding hypothetical protein (similar to AA sequence:cyanobase_aa:PCC7424_3220), translated as MTKLLTLKDMKQKYHDEWLLIAYTEVDEDLNVIQGEVLAHSPDVETLYALLPQFKDQAVALEYIGEIPNDLAFVL; from the coding sequence ATGACAAAACTGCTCACTCTGAAAGACATGAAACAGAAGTATCACGATGAATGGTTATTGATCGCTTACACCGAAGTAGATGAAGACCTCAATGTGATTCAAGGTGAAGTTCTCGCGCACTCACCGGATGTCGAAACGCTTTACGCACTATTGCCTCAATTCAAAGATCAAGCGGTTGCATTAGAGTACATAGGCGAAATCCCGAATGATTTAGCCTTCGTTCTATGA
- a CDS encoding hypothetical protein (hypothetical protein MC7420_5452;~similar to AA sequence:cyanobase_aa:LBDG_03260) has protein sequence MSKSIGQRLEQYTIKCPNEVLLLSIEIDGQPDQVAIFKGFSSSLMNPTSFDPDEPVLPDHAIVQSIDRLESPYNPNSPRYVEQGLSWEAFQRLLDAVGV, from the coding sequence ATGAGCAAATCAATTGGGCAACGCCTAGAGCAATACACGATCAAGTGTCCGAATGAAGTTTTGCTACTGTCGATCGAAATCGATGGACAACCGGATCAAGTCGCGATTTTCAAGGGATTTTCTAGTTCATTGATGAATCCAACTTCATTCGATCCGGATGAACCTGTGCTGCCTGATCATGCGATCGTTCAGTCTATCGATCGCTTGGAAAGTCCTTATAATCCAAACTCTCCGCGTTACGTAGAGCAAGGATTGAGTTGGGAAGCATTTCAGCGGCTTTTAGATGCGGTTGGTGTGTAA
- a CDS encoding hypothetical protein (similar to AA sequence:cyanobase_aa:AM1_2601), which yields MTELTVMLDDEVLRKMQEWAERQNLTIEQAMSIACTQGIAVLENSTPPKTLSLEERKAFLTLPLAERRRLLAEQAEEMVAHYEQNREWQDIAPGDLIEY from the coding sequence ATGACAGAACTCACAGTGATGCTGGATGACGAAGTTCTGCGAAAAATGCAGGAATGGGCAGAGCGACAGAATTTGACGATCGAACAAGCCATGTCGATCGCCTGCACTCAGGGAATTGCAGTTTTAGAGAATTCTACGCCTCCAAAAACGCTAAGTTTGGAAGAGCGGAAGGCGTTTCTAACATTACCTTTGGCGGAACGTCGTCGTTTGTTAGCAGAACAGGCGGAAGAAATGGTCGCTCACTATGAGCAGAATCGTGAGTGGCAGGACATTGCACCGGGAGATTTGATTGAGTACTGA
- a CDS encoding Mov34/MPN/PAD-1 family protein (similar to AA sequence:cyanobase_aa:LBDG_16320) has product MNFTVPVILRLNSQHLVSIRVHAERTYPEECCGLLLGKSDPTGKTVMEIKATNNGWNDDRSDLSRNRRYEIAPEEMLAAMKEARSNNLDIIGIYHSHPDNPAIPSECDRLAAWSHYSYTIVSVRSGKLVDVRSWSLDDQQVFQAEDLLIQ; this is encoded by the coding sequence ATGAATTTCACCGTGCCCGTGATTCTCAGACTCAACTCTCAGCATCTAGTGAGCATTCGTGTTCATGCCGAGCGCACCTATCCAGAAGAGTGCTGCGGCTTGCTGTTGGGCAAGAGTGACCCCACTGGGAAAACCGTCATGGAGATCAAAGCCACGAACAACGGATGGAACGACGATCGCTCCGACTTGTCCCGAAACCGTCGGTATGAAATTGCACCTGAAGAAATGCTGGCAGCAATGAAAGAAGCGCGATCGAACAATCTCGATATTATCGGGATCTATCACTCTCATCCGGACAATCCAGCGATTCCCTCCGAATGCGATCGGCTTGCTGCCTGGTCTCACTACAGTTATACGATCGTGTCTGTGAGGAGCGGAAAATTGGTGGACGTTCGTAGCTGGAGCCTCGACGATCAGCAGGTTTTCCAAGCGGAAGATCTCTTGATTCAGTGA
- a CDS encoding histidine kinase (similar to AA sequence:cyanobase_aa:LBDG_03290) has translation MSASLRQVFTESDSCATNQLAAELWIERFLNHLNARLLDCLNASPTEARFWQILLDELGQALCGEVVAIALPIDDQFEVQHLAGSMMQLSPSICIARHAIELELGHIFTSTELQKLRQLEWQSAWELCDRKNTYGWLVTVSSPISTSSDAAFIQLRDQCVSRAIAQAVQYIRHGKKTETLIEKSQTLEAKNRELAQVSKLKSEFLANTSHEIRTPLSSILGFTHLLREQGFTPSNLRHQEYLKIILSSGQHLLALINDILDLSKIEANQLTLQQESIEVIEVCKLALKLVQEKANDKGLPLKLVVAPDVSTVVADPLRLKQMLFNLLSNALKFTERGSVGLEVKTVNDFVEFTVWDTGTGISPEQQQILFRPYTQLNNATPGEGTGLGLALTQKLAELHGGWVRLESEPDRGSRFTIALPCIVPGSPTSTQTELCLTPKASDVSPQIAASSRLNPTRSNHILLVEDNPHNARLIITYLCKLGYEVTWSKNSEEMWQSLKQSVPAAILMDIHLPDVNGLTLTQQLRSRKRYRSIPVIVQTAMAMKGDREKCLEAGAADYVSKPIDLTALAQTVAKYSQKR, from the coding sequence ATGAGTGCCTCTTTGCGGCAAGTCTTTACCGAATCAGATTCTTGCGCGACAAATCAACTCGCGGCAGAACTTTGGATCGAACGCTTCCTCAATCATCTAAACGCTCGCTTACTCGACTGCTTGAATGCCTCGCCGACTGAAGCGCGATTTTGGCAGATCCTATTAGATGAGCTAGGACAAGCTTTATGCGGGGAAGTGGTTGCCATTGCACTTCCGATCGACGATCAATTTGAGGTTCAACATCTCGCGGGTTCGATGATGCAGCTTAGCCCTTCAATTTGTATCGCCCGTCATGCGATCGAACTTGAACTGGGTCATATTTTCACGAGTACAGAACTGCAAAAATTACGCCAACTCGAATGGCAAAGCGCTTGGGAATTGTGCGATCGCAAAAATACTTACGGTTGGTTAGTCACCGTTTCTTCTCCGATTTCGACCAGTTCGGATGCAGCCTTCATTCAACTGAGAGATCAGTGTGTCAGTCGTGCGATCGCTCAAGCCGTTCAATACATTCGACACGGTAAAAAAACAGAAACCTTAATCGAAAAGAGTCAAACACTAGAAGCAAAAAATCGTGAACTCGCTCAAGTGAGCAAACTCAAAAGCGAATTTCTTGCCAATACCAGTCACGAGATTCGGACTCCTTTAAGCTCGATTTTGGGCTTTACGCACTTATTACGAGAACAGGGTTTCACGCCTTCTAATCTGCGCCATCAAGAATATCTCAAAATCATTCTGAGTAGCGGACAGCATCTTCTAGCGCTAATTAACGATATTCTCGATTTGTCCAAGATCGAAGCAAATCAATTGACATTGCAACAGGAATCGATCGAGGTAATCGAAGTCTGCAAACTCGCGCTCAAACTGGTTCAAGAAAAAGCAAACGACAAAGGACTGCCGCTTAAATTGGTCGTGGCTCCAGATGTTTCGACGGTCGTTGCCGATCCGCTGCGCTTGAAGCAGATGTTATTCAATTTGCTCTCTAATGCGTTGAAATTTACCGAACGTGGCTCGGTCGGTCTCGAAGTAAAAACGGTTAATGATTTCGTTGAATTTACGGTGTGGGACACGGGAACCGGAATCTCCCCCGAACAGCAGCAAATTCTATTTCGCCCTTACACACAGCTAAACAATGCAACTCCTGGAGAAGGAACAGGTTTAGGACTCGCACTGACTCAAAAACTTGCAGAATTACATGGGGGTTGGGTACGGCTAGAATCAGAACCCGATCGCGGATCACGATTTACGATCGCGCTTCCCTGTATTGTTCCTGGTTCTCCCACTTCCACCCAAACCGAACTCTGCCTCACTCCCAAAGCTTCAGACGTATCGCCTCAGATTGCTGCTTCTTCCCGACTCAATCCCACTCGATCGAATCATATTCTTCTCGTCGAGGACAATCCTCATAATGCCCGCTTGATCATTACGTATCTGTGCAAGCTCGGCTATGAGGTCACTTGGTCGAAAAACAGCGAGGAAATGTGGCAATCCCTCAAACAATCTGTTCCAGCCGCGATTTTGATGGATATTCACTTGCCTGATGTCAATGGGTTGACGCTCACTCAGCAATTACGATCGAGAAAACGGTACCGATCAATTCCAGTGATTGTTCAAACCGCGATGGCGATGAAAGGCGATCGAGAAAAATGTCTCGAAGCGGGAGCCGCCGATTACGTCTCGAAACCGATTGACTTAACTGCCTTGGCACAAACCGTCGCAAAGTACAGTCAAAAACGCTGA
- a CDS encoding putative PAS/PAC sensor protein (similar to AA sequence:cyanobase_aa:Npun_DR038), with the protein MNEAAHQEITLNLLRPENDSQRVEALYRYNILDTPPEAAFDRITRLAARLFDVPIAIVSLVDEKRAWFKSCHGFNLPEVPRDDSVCNIAILYDEILVVPDTRHDERLACNPFTLAEPGLRFYAGAPLITQDGYNLGTLCLLDMKPHDDFSEEQQATLVDLAATVLDEMELRLAAQKIAQTDAALLEITQGVSAVTGQDFFDALVMHFARVLSVDYAYIGRLVEPEQKAIQTIAVCAHGENADNFEYSLDETPCEKVIQNRKLCCYPRRVQALFPNAPLLAPLNIESYVAVPFFDSSGKPLGLLGIMHGKPLDNVQLAESLLTIFALRIATELDRINVSEAEHAAREQAEAANRIKDEFLAVLSHELRTPLSPILGWTKLLRSGKVAPENQDKALATIERNAQLQTQLIEDLLDVSRILRGKFTLEVQPVNLSGVITAAIETVRLAAEAKKIEIAAILEASPCVLGDAARLQQVVWNLLSNAVKFTPESGRIQIRLIQTERSATIQVTDTGKGIDAEFLPYVFDRFRQADSATTRRFGGLGLGLAIVRQIVELHGGIVRAESKGEDQGSTFTVTFPLQATIEPDCSAPTPVHSLDLEGIRILVVDDEPDSRDFVAYVLESAGAQIQCAGSAIEAIKILAQNQSDLLVSDIGMPGMDGYQLMKSLEHKIPAIALTAYAGEIDQKRAIESGFLQHLAKPADPDQLVAIVASLVSQN; encoded by the coding sequence ATGAACGAAGCCGCTCATCAAGAAATCACTCTGAACCTGCTTCGACCCGAAAATGATTCTCAACGAGTCGAAGCGCTGTATCGCTACAACATTCTTGATACTCCTCCTGAAGCTGCATTCGATCGCATTACCCGACTCGCCGCTCGATTGTTTGATGTGCCGATCGCGATCGTGTCTCTTGTGGATGAGAAGCGGGCTTGGTTCAAATCCTGTCACGGCTTCAATCTTCCAGAAGTGCCGCGTGACGATTCGGTTTGTAATATCGCCATTCTGTACGACGAAATTTTAGTGGTTCCAGATACTCGACACGATGAACGTCTTGCTTGTAATCCGTTCACATTGGCAGAGCCAGGATTGCGATTTTATGCAGGCGCACCGCTGATCACGCAGGACGGCTACAACCTGGGAACGTTATGCCTGCTTGATATGAAGCCGCACGATGACTTTAGCGAGGAACAACAGGCAACGCTGGTTGATTTGGCGGCGACAGTTCTGGACGAAATGGAACTGAGACTGGCAGCCCAAAAAATTGCTCAAACCGATGCGGCACTGCTCGAAATCACTCAAGGCGTTTCAGCGGTAACAGGACAGGATTTTTTTGATGCGCTTGTGATGCACTTTGCGAGAGTTTTATCGGTCGATTATGCCTACATTGGGCGCTTGGTTGAACCGGAACAGAAAGCCATTCAAACGATCGCAGTTTGCGCCCACGGTGAGAATGCAGACAATTTTGAATATTCACTCGATGAAACGCCTTGTGAAAAAGTCATTCAGAATCGCAAACTTTGCTGCTATCCGCGCCGCGTTCAGGCTTTATTTCCCAATGCGCCATTGCTTGCACCGCTGAATATTGAGAGTTATGTGGCAGTGCCGTTTTTTGATTCGAGCGGGAAACCGTTGGGACTGCTCGGCATCATGCACGGAAAGCCCTTAGACAATGTGCAGCTTGCAGAATCGCTGTTAACGATTTTTGCGTTGCGAATTGCGACAGAACTCGATCGCATCAATGTTTCTGAAGCGGAACATGCTGCCCGTGAACAAGCCGAAGCTGCGAATCGAATTAAAGATGAATTTCTCGCGGTGCTCTCCCATGAATTGAGAACGCCACTCAGTCCGATTTTGGGATGGACAAAACTTTTACGATCGGGAAAAGTTGCCCCCGAAAATCAAGACAAAGCCCTGGCTACGATCGAGCGAAATGCTCAACTCCAAACTCAATTAATCGAAGATCTACTAGATGTCTCTCGAATTCTGCGCGGTAAATTCACTTTAGAAGTTCAACCCGTAAATTTATCGGGCGTGATTACTGCTGCGATCGAGACGGTTCGACTGGCGGCAGAAGCGAAAAAGATCGAGATTGCAGCGATTCTAGAAGCTTCTCCCTGTGTTCTTGGCGATGCGGCTCGATTGCAGCAAGTGGTTTGGAATTTGCTCTCGAATGCGGTAAAGTTCACTCCTGAAAGCGGACGGATTCAAATTCGGCTGATTCAAACCGAGCGATCGGCAACCATTCAAGTTACGGATACCGGCAAGGGAATTGATGCCGAATTTCTGCCGTATGTGTTCGATCGATTCCGGCAAGCAGATAGCGCTACGACTCGGAGATTTGGCGGGTTAGGATTGGGACTCGCGATCGTGCGCCAAATTGTAGAACTACATGGCGGTATTGTTCGAGCAGAGAGTAAAGGCGAAGATCAAGGTTCAACATTTACAGTGACATTTCCACTGCAAGCCACGATCGAACCTGACTGTTCTGCTCCTACACCCGTTCACTCGTTAGATTTGGAAGGAATTCGGATCTTAGTGGTCGATGACGAACCGGATTCGCGAGATTTTGTGGCGTATGTGCTCGAATCGGCTGGAGCGCAAATTCAATGTGCGGGATCTGCGATCGAGGCAATCAAAATTTTGGCTCAAAACCAGTCTGATCTACTCGTGAGTGATATTGGAATGCCTGGTATGGATGGGTATCAACTAATGAAAAGTTTGGAGCATAAAATTCCAGCGATCGCGCTCACTGCCTATGCAGGCGAAATTGATCAAAAACGAGCGATCGAGTCAGGATTCCTTCAACATCTAGCGAAACCTGCTGATCCCGATCAACTGGTTGCGATCGTCGCTTCTCTTGTTTCTCAGAATTAG